The following are encoded together in the Lagopus muta isolate bLagMut1 chromosome Z, bLagMut1 primary, whole genome shotgun sequence genome:
- the PSAT1 gene encoding phosphoserine aminotransferase has protein sequence MEGGRQVANFGAGPAKLPRSVLLAAQKELVDYKGLGISVLEMSHRTSDFSKILNTAENLLRELLIIPENYKVIFLQGGGSGQFSAVPLNLIGLKEGRQADYVVTGAWSAKAAKEAEKYAKVNIVHPKLSAYTNIPDPGTWNLNPDASYVYYCANETVHGVEFDFVPDVKGAVLVCDMSSNFLSRPVDVSKFGVIFAGAQKNVGCAGVTVVIVREDLLGFALKECPVVMDYKTQAANGSLYNTPPCYSIYIMGLVLEWIKNNGGAAAMDKLSLIKSQMIYDIIDRSNGFYVCPVEKKNRSRMNVPFRIGSIKGDEVLEKKFLEKAVELNMISLKGHRSVGGIRASLYNAVTVEDVQKLATFMRSFMQMHQS, from the exons ATGGAGGGGGGGAGGCAGGTGGCCAACTTCGGCGCTGGGCCGGCCAAGCTGCCGCGCTCT gTATTATTAGCAGCACAAAAAGAATTGGTGGACTACAAAGGACTTGGCATTAGTGTTCTTG AAATGAGCCATCGGACCTCGGATTTCtcaaaaattttaaatacagctgAAAATCTCTTGCGTGAATTACT AATTATACCAGAAAACTACAAAGTTATTTTCCTCCAAGGAGGTGGATCTGGTCAGTTCAGTGCAGTCCCACTAAACCTGATTGGCTTAAAGGAGGGTAGACAGGCGGATTATGTGGTTACTGGAGCTTGGTCAGCAAAAGCTGctaaagaagcagagaagtatGCCAAAGTGAATATTGTTCATCCGAAACTATCAGCCTATACAA ACATTCCTGACCCAGGCACTTGGAATCTCAATCCAGATGCATCGTATGTGTACTACTGTGCTAATGAGACTGTTCATGGTGTGGAGTTTGACTTTGTACCTGATGTCAAAGGAGCAGTCTTGGTTTGTGATATGTCATCAAATTTCCTGTCGAGGCCTGTGGATGTTTCCAAG tTTGGTGTGATTTTTGCTGGTGCTCAGAAGAATGTTGGCTGTGCTGGAGTTACTGTTGTAATAGTACGTGAGGACTTGCTGGGATTTGCACTGAAGGAATGCCCTGTAGTGATGGATTACAAAACACAAGCAGCGAATGGCTCTTTATATAACACTCCTCCGTGCTACAG tATCTATATCATGGGACTGGTGCTGGAGTGGATAAAGAACAATGgtggagctgcagccatggACAAACTTAGTTTAATCAAATCACAAATGATTTATGATATCATAGATAGGTCTAATGGATTCTATGT ATGTCCAGTGGAGAAGAAGAACCGAAGCAGAATGAACGTCCCCTTCCGCATTGGCAGCATCAAGGGTGATGAAGTCCTGGAAAAGAAATTCCTTGAGAAAGCTGTGGAACTTAACATGATATCTCTGAAAGGACATCG ATCTGTGGGAGGAATCCGTGCCTCTTTGTATAATGCAGTGACTGTAGAAGATGTTCAGAAGCTTGCAACATTCATGAGAAGCTTCATGCAGATGCATCAGTCATAA